GTAAGAAATTCGAGCCCGGCACCCAGCGGTTTGAGCTGTACAAGAAAGCCCAGGCCTCTCTCAAATCTGGGCTGGATCTGAAGACTGTGGTCCAGTTGCCACCTGGGGAGAATATCAATGACTGGATAGCGGTGCACGTGGTTGACTTCTTCAACAGGATAAACCTTATCTATGGGACGATGTCGGAGTTCTGCACCGAGAAGAGCTGCCCCATCATGTCCGGTGGGCTCAAATACGAATATAGGTGGCAGGATGATCATAAGTACAAGAGGCCGACCAAGCTATCGGCACCCCAGTACATGTGTATGCTGATGGAATGGATCGAGATGCTCATTAACAATGAAGACATCTTTCCTACCAGGATCggtaagtgggctgtagttcttACATTCAGATAACaactattgtgatcatcttgtctggcctcctgcacatcacaggccacagaacctcacccacccacttctgtagtagacccctagccTCTGGTTGAATTACTGAcctcctcaaatcatgatttaaagacttcaagctacagagaatccaccattaaacctgcaagtgacccatgccccatgctgcagagaaaggcgaaccccccctccccccgagtctCTGCCAATCAGTCCTGGGAGCAAATTCCTTCCTGGTCCCAAAtttggcaatcagttagaccctaagcatgtgggcaagacccaccagtgagatacctgggaaagaattctccccATCTCGTGTCCCATCATCGGCCATTGGAGATATCGGccgctagcagtcacagatcggctATATGCCcttgtaggcaacctcatcataccatcccctccataaacgtatcaagctcagtcttaaatcGCAGTATATCTCTTAGCTAATTGTCCTGTCATGATGTAAGGACtccaagggatggagaatccagcacatcACCAGTAACATGTTTCCATGGATAATTACTTTCTCTGTTAAAGAAATTTTCCATCTTCTTTTTCACATTCATTGGAAAGGCAAAGGAAAATATGCCAGCTCTATCCTGCCACCAGCTTAATGAAGTGACACTATGAACTCAGTGTGTTGAATCCTTTCCCCCTACATTTGGGGCTTTGTGGACGTGGGGGACTCCTAGCCTCGTTAGATCTAGGCAGGGTGTGTGGAGTGGTGCTACTCAAGCATCCTGTATATAGCTGTGGCAATGTACTCCACCCCGACCTATGACATGCCTTGCTATTCCACTCCTAGGCTACCTGTGGCCTACAAGGACATGTGGCTTTTTCAATTAGGACAAATCTCCACCAGGAGAATAGGAGGTGGCCCACCACAAACAGTTGTTCTTATAACCTAACCCAGTTTCCAGAGGGAAAAAGTTTGTGAACTAACCCTCTTTATTGCCCATCCTGCAGATGTAATCCTCGTTACCCCTGTGGGTAACTATGGTGATAACATCACACATGCTAATCAGGTTCATCTGCCTTCTTTGGGGAGATCAGGGATTGGAGTGTACTGGGTTCGCTGATCGGTGTTGGTGATTCATTATTCGGTCTGATGGACACATACCAGCAATCCTGTTTCCATACAGATGGCTCTT
This DNA window, taken from Trachemys scripta elegans isolate TJP31775 chromosome 8, CAS_Tse_1.0, whole genome shotgun sequence, encodes the following:
- the MOB3C gene encoding MOB kinase activator 3C isoform X1 — translated: MALCLSQVFNKDKTFRPRKKFEPGTQRFELYKKAQASLKSGLDLKTVVQLPPGENINDWIAVHVVDFFNRINLIYGTMSEFCTEKSCPIMSGGLKYEYRWQDDHKYKRPTKLSAPQYMCMLMEWIEMLINNEDIFPTRIGVPFPKNFQQVCTKILTRLFRVFVHVYIHHFDSIISMGAEAHVNTCYKHFYYFIKEFSLIDHRELEPLKEMTERICH
- the MOB3C gene encoding MOB kinase activator 3C isoform X2; its protein translation is MALCLSQVFNKDKTFRPRKKFEPGTQRFELYKKAQASLKSGLDLKTVVQLPPGENINDWIAVHVVDFFNRINLIYGTMSEFCTEKSCPIMSGGLKYEYRWQDDHKYKRPTKLSAPQYMCMLMEWIEMLINNEDIFPTRIGVPFPKNFQQVCTKILTRLFRVFVHVYIHHFDSIISMGAEAHVNTCYKHFYYFIKEFSLIDHRELEPLK